The following coding sequences lie in one Arachis ipaensis cultivar K30076 chromosome B03, Araip1.1, whole genome shotgun sequence genomic window:
- the LOC107633037 gene encoding uncharacterized protein LOC107633037 has protein sequence MGFGRRWREWVKECVGTASMSILVNGSPSKPFKMERGLRQGDPLSPFLFVLVVDVLHKMVEKAVRNRRIMPLLVGKDNIELSHLQFADDTILFCPPEEETIRNYARLLRCFEVMSGLTISFDKSSLIPINCEQQWTYDMCNLLGCKEACLPIKFLGIPLGANPRLVRTWKPIIDKVEEKLSLWKAKVLNKAAQKLPTRGGPWKDICQLQFRNDAVKDKMIAGLSMEVGDRRRTRFWEDLWLQSGPLKMSFPRLFSVSNQKGSVIGDCGFWDGLEWIWNFQWRRDLYQWELDLVVQLHETLRPVKLEHDKQDRIYWKFDKEGVVSMAI, from the exons ATGGGCTTTGGCCGGAGGTGGAGAGAGTGGGTGAAGGAGTGTGTTGGCACAGCATCTATGTCGATCCTGGTAAATGGCTCACCATCTAAACCGTTTAAGATGGAGAGGGGTTTGAGACAAGGGGATCCATTATCTCCGTTTTTGTTTGTTCTAGTGGTTGATGTTCTGCATAAGATGGTAGAGAAGGCAGTCAGGAATAGACGTATTATGCCCCTGCTAGTTGGTAAGGACAACATAGAGCTGTCACACCTCCAGTTCGCGGATGACACTATTTTGTTCTGTCCACCAGAAGAAGAGACCATCAGAAATTATGCCAGGCTACTAAGGTGCTTTGAGGTGATGTCGGGGTTAACCATTAGCTTTGATAAATCAAGTTTAATCCCAATCAACTGTGAACAGCAGTGGACATACGACATGTGCAACTTGTTGGGATGCAAGGAGGCCTGCCTCCCAATCAAATTTCTTGGCATTCCCTTAGGAGCGAACCCAAGACTAGTAAGGACTTGGAAACCAATAATTGACAAGGTGGAGGAGAAGCTCAGCCTGTGGAAAGCAAAGGTTCTCAATAAAGCGG CTCAAAAATTACCTACTAGAGGGGGTCCATGGAAGGATATCTGTCAACTGCAGTTCAGGAATGATGCTGTAAAAGATAAGATGATTGCGGGGTTGTCTATGGAGGTGGGTGACAGAAGGAGGACTCGATTCTGGGAAGATCTATGGTTACAAAGTGGTCCATTAAAGATGAGTTTTCCGAGACTTTTCTCCGTTTCAAACCAAAAAGGATCAgtcataggggattgtgggttttgggatgggttagagtggatctGGAATTTCCAGTGGAGGCGAGATTTATATCAATGGGAGTTGGACTTGGTGGTTCAATTGCATGAGACTTTACGACCTGTAAAGCTGGAACATGATAAGCAAGACAGAATTTATTGGAAATTTGACAAGGAAG gtgtggtgtctATGGCTATCTGA